From Bacillus sp. E(2018), a single genomic window includes:
- a CDS encoding pro-sigmaK processing inhibitor BofA family protein yields the protein MEPITVIAILGTIIFVLLLVGAPMRPIRWIGFGITRFCIGALLLFLLNAIGNSYDIHIPINAFTALISGIAGLPGIASLVAIEFFILN from the coding sequence ATGGAGCCAATAACGGTAATCGCTATTCTTGGAACGATCATCTTTGTTCTGCTTCTAGTAGGCGCTCCAATGCGGCCGATACGCTGGATCGGATTCGGCATTACACGCTTTTGTATTGGTGCACTGTTACTGTTCTTATTAAATGCCATCGGGAACTCATATGATATTCATATTCCGATCAATGCGTTTACCGCGCTGATTTCAGGGATCGCTGGACTACCAGGGATAGCTTCCCTAGTAGCCATTGAATTCTTTATCTTGAACTAG